The Thiosulfativibrio zosterae genome has a window encoding:
- a CDS encoding sugar 3,4-ketoisomerase translates to MSLIKTLYFKPLGDDRGSLVALEGNKTVPFDIKRVYYIFGTKEGVSRGYHAHRNLKQVAVCVIGSCRFVLDNGKEREEVVLNSSTKGIMIEDLTWREMHDFTPDCVLMVLASEYYDDSDYIRDYQEFLKVVND, encoded by the coding sequence ATGAGTCTGATTAAAACTCTCTACTTTAAGCCTTTAGGTGATGATCGCGGTTCGCTCGTCGCCCTTGAGGGCAATAAAACTGTGCCGTTTGATATTAAACGTGTGTATTACATTTTTGGTACAAAAGAGGGCGTCTCTCGTGGCTATCATGCACACCGTAATTTAAAGCAAGTAGCTGTTTGTGTTATTGGTTCATGTCGATTTGTTCTGGATAACGGAAAAGAGCGAGAAGAGGTTGTGCTTAACTCATCAACTAAGGGAATTATGATTGAGGACTTAACTTGGCGAGAAATGCATGATTTTACGCCCGATTGTGTATTGATGGTTTTGGCGAGTGAATATTACGATGATTCTGACTATATACGCGATTACCAAGAGTTTTTAAAGGTCGTCAATGATTAA
- a CDS encoding GNAT family N-acetyltransferase: MKLIQGKNINLRPARVEDAEFILGLRLQQHKTQYLSEVENNLAKQLAWLKSYLQKEQQGLEYYFVIESKQHENLGLVRVYDLQPNSFCWGSWLIKDDAPKTTAIESALLVNEFGFGELGYKQAHFDVRKGNERVIAFHQRFGASITHEDELNYYFNYKHEDCLQIKQKYRRYLN, encoded by the coding sequence ATGAAGCTCATTCAAGGCAAAAACATAAACCTACGCCCAGCAAGAGTAGAGGATGCGGAATTTATTTTAGGTTTGCGATTGCAACAACATAAAACACAATATTTAAGCGAGGTAGAAAACAACCTCGCCAAGCAGCTGGCCTGGTTAAAAAGTTACCTACAAAAAGAACAGCAAGGCCTAGAGTATTATTTTGTGATTGAAAGTAAACAACACGAAAACCTAGGGCTGGTGAGAGTGTACGATTTACAACCCAATTCCTTCTGCTGGGGCAGTTGGCTGATAAAAGATGACGCGCCCAAAACCACAGCAATAGAATCGGCGTTATTGGTGAACGAATTTGGTTTTGGAGAACTAGGCTATAAACAAGCCCATTTCGATGTACGCAAAGGCAACGAGCGCGTGATCGCCTTCCACCAACGCTTTGGGGCAAGTATCACGCACGAAGATGAATTAAACTATTACTTCAACTACAAACATGAAGACTGTTTACAAATTAAACAAAAATACCGCCGTTACCTGAATTAA
- a CDS encoding IS256 family transposase has translation MSNLDHKKLQELAKELAKSVKTQEDLSNLSSMLVKMTVEAALGAEKEEHLGYSKNQVTDSTNSRNGYTSKTLKGDHGEVELCVPRDRNSTFEPVIVKKGATRLTHMDDQILSLYAKGMSTRDIVDAFKEMYGADVSPTLISKVTESVLEKVTQWQERPLDEIYPIIYLDGIVLKIRQDKQVLRKTMYVALGINLEGRKECLGLWLSENESSKFWLNVLNDLHARGVKDILIASVDGLTGFPEAINAVYPKTDIQLCIVHMVRNSLKYVGYKERKLVATDLKDIYQSVTEAGALMALERFEQKWDAKFPGISKSWRTHWDNVSTLFLYPESIRKAIYTTNAIESLNSVIRKAVNNRKIFGHDNSAFKIVFLAIESASKKWTMPIRDWNAAMNQFIPLKGVL, from the coding sequence ATGAGCAACTTAGACCACAAAAAACTCCAAGAATTGGCCAAAGAACTTGCCAAGTCTGTTAAAACACAAGAAGACCTATCCAACCTTTCATCCATGCTGGTTAAGATGACTGTTGAAGCAGCCCTTGGCGCTGAGAAGGAAGAACATTTAGGCTACTCAAAAAACCAAGTTACCGACTCAACTAACAGCCGTAACGGCTACACCAGCAAAACCCTCAAAGGTGATCATGGTGAAGTTGAACTGTGCGTCCCTAGAGACCGTAACAGTACCTTTGAACCCGTCATCGTTAAAAAAGGCGCTACACGACTCACCCACATGGATGACCAGATTCTTAGCCTTTACGCTAAAGGTATGAGTACCCGAGACATCGTTGACGCCTTTAAAGAAATGTACGGTGCTGATGTTTCACCCACCCTCATTTCTAAAGTCACCGAATCTGTACTCGAGAAAGTTACCCAGTGGCAAGAACGACCCCTCGATGAAATCTACCCCATTATCTACCTTGACGGCATAGTGCTCAAAATCCGCCAAGACAAACAAGTGTTGCGCAAAACCATGTATGTAGCGCTGGGCATTAACCTAGAAGGTAGAAAAGAATGTTTGGGGCTTTGGTTATCAGAAAATGAATCTTCCAAGTTTTGGTTAAATGTTTTAAATGACCTTCACGCCCGTGGCGTGAAAGACATTCTCATCGCATCGGTTGATGGCCTAACAGGATTTCCTGAAGCGATTAATGCTGTCTACCCTAAAACAGATATACAGCTTTGTATTGTCCATATGGTGCGTAACTCACTCAAGTATGTCGGCTATAAAGAACGCAAACTGGTTGCCACTGATTTAAAAGACATTTACCAATCCGTCACTGAAGCAGGTGCTTTAATGGCGCTGGAGCGCTTTGAACAAAAATGGGATGCAAAATTTCCCGGTATCAGCAAATCCTGGCGAACTCACTGGGATAATGTCTCAACCTTGTTTTTATATCCAGAATCAATACGTAAAGCGATCTACACCACTAATGCCATAGAATCACTCAACTCTGTGATTCGCAAAGCGGTGAATAATCGCAAGATTTTTGGGCATGATAATTCGGCATTTAAAATTGTATTTTTGGCGATTGAATCGGCATCAAAAAAATGGACAATGCCGATTCGGGACTGGAATGCTGCGATGAATCAGTTTATACCCCTCAAGGGGGTACTATAA
- a CDS encoding CDP-glycerol glycerophosphotransferase family protein encodes MNLKNKRILIAPYTPTSRALASALLDDDFDIQVIGYIDNYKTGENLYSNQQIGALDYDLVLILSPNHFSSIYKKLKSVVGGAKLIKVEITNYQYAFLTEEQIKLQLREVWCQNIKLRILHGLNRFFDLVGRDPNRFVFLAKSFVGGNLKAFYLYTAEQNKDVTLVTDNQEVYHAFNEAGYQVTWLGRWQSLFRIAKASWIIQDQANHTEYFASFGKQQKTLQMWHGIPLKKLSPQKNITYDLLLSTSDYVSKTSLASLFLHRKIINTGYPRNDLLQPGLVKDEYLLTEKTIFDWVQAGRAELQRILIYMPTHREYDVGIDKPGMKTIPLDWKSLDQDLAKMDCLMVLKMHPFVEAHYQKLVTDLSLKRVKVYPAKKDIYPMLKYSDLLITDYSSVYFDYLLLDKPIVFYCYDFEQYVDNKDGWTYPFDEFTPGEKVYSACYKTLIEAIDNNLRLDTYVESRLKLATKLFQEGEVFSEALLRQLDGLQTVGLF; translated from the coding sequence GTGAACCTAAAAAACAAGCGCATTTTAATCGCACCCTATACTCCCACATCAAGAGCATTAGCGAGCGCGTTGTTGGATGATGATTTCGATATTCAAGTTATTGGCTATATAGACAACTATAAAACCGGCGAGAACCTTTACTCTAATCAACAGATAGGTGCGTTAGATTATGATCTTGTTTTAATTCTATCGCCTAATCATTTCTCCAGCATCTACAAAAAATTGAAATCGGTTGTAGGGGGCGCAAAATTAATAAAAGTTGAAATCACAAACTATCAATATGCGTTTTTAACTGAAGAACAAATAAAACTTCAGCTTCGTGAAGTTTGGTGTCAAAATATTAAACTGCGGATTTTACATGGATTAAATCGTTTTTTTGATTTAGTTGGGCGCGATCCGAACCGCTTTGTTTTTTTGGCAAAATCGTTTGTTGGCGGCAATCTAAAGGCGTTTTATCTTTACACGGCTGAACAAAATAAAGACGTTACACTGGTTACAGACAATCAAGAAGTCTACCACGCATTTAACGAAGCGGGTTACCAGGTTACTTGGTTAGGGCGTTGGCAAAGTCTTTTTAGGATTGCAAAAGCAAGCTGGATAATTCAAGATCAAGCAAACCATACAGAATATTTCGCTAGTTTTGGCAAACAGCAAAAAACATTGCAAATGTGGCATGGTATCCCATTGAAAAAATTAAGCCCACAGAAAAATATTACCTATGACTTGTTGTTATCAACATCTGATTATGTTTCCAAAACCAGCCTCGCCTCGCTATTTCTTCATCGAAAAATTATCAATACTGGTTATCCCCGAAATGATCTTTTGCAACCAGGCCTGGTGAAAGACGAATACCTGCTAACAGAAAAAACAATTTTTGATTGGGTGCAGGCTGGCCGTGCTGAGTTGCAAAGAATTCTCATCTATATGCCAACCCATCGTGAGTATGATGTGGGTATCGATAAGCCTGGGATGAAAACAATCCCGCTTGATTGGAAGAGTTTAGATCAAGATTTAGCTAAAATGGATTGCTTAATGGTTCTTAAAATGCACCCATTTGTTGAGGCGCATTATCAAAAACTAGTGACCGACCTAAGTTTGAAGCGCGTGAAGGTTTACCCGGCGAAGAAAGATATCTATCCCATGCTGAAATATAGTGATCTACTGATCACGGATTACTCTTCTGTATATTTTGATTATTTACTCCTTGATAAGCCCATTGTGTTCTATTGTTATGATTTTGAGCAGTATGTCGATAATAAAGATGGTTGGACTTACCCTTTTGACGAATTTACACCGGGTGAAAAAGTTTATTCGGCTTGTTACAAAACCTTGATTGAGGCAATTGATAACAACTTGAGATTGGATACATACGTGGAATCAAGACTAAAACTAGCTACAAAACTGTTTCAGGAGGGTGAAGTGTTCAGTGAGGCTTTGTTACGTCAGTTGGATGGTTTGCAAACGGTAGGACTATTTTGA
- the rfbA gene encoding glucose-1-phosphate thymidylyltransferase RfbA — MKSINLAGGTGTRLYPITKGVSKQLLPIYDKPMIYYPLAVLMLAGIQDTLIITTPEDQAGFKRMLGDGSEFGINLSYAIQPSPDGLTQAFIIGEDFIGNDNVCLVLGDNIFWGQGFCPILKRAATRPGGATVFGYQVKDPERFGVVAFDENKKAISIEEKPENPKSNYAVTGLYFYDNYVVEIAKQVKPSHLGELEITTINQIYMERGDLNVELLGRGFAWLDTGTHESLLEAAMFVETIEKRQGYKIACLEEIAWRNGWLSDKQVMQTAQALSKNSYRQYLAN; from the coding sequence TTGAAAAGTATTAATCTAGCCGGAGGAACTGGAACTAGGCTTTATCCCATAACAAAAGGGGTATCGAAGCAATTGTTGCCCATTTACGACAAACCGATGATTTATTATCCATTAGCTGTGCTGATGCTGGCGGGGATTCAAGACACCCTAATCATAACGACGCCTGAAGACCAAGCCGGTTTTAAACGTATGTTGGGTGACGGTTCAGAATTCGGGATCAACTTAAGCTATGCCATCCAACCTAGCCCAGATGGTCTGACACAAGCTTTTATCATCGGCGAAGACTTTATCGGCAACGACAACGTCTGCCTAGTGCTCGGCGACAACATTTTCTGGGGACAAGGTTTTTGCCCGATTCTTAAACGCGCCGCCACCAGGCCTGGTGGCGCAACCGTATTCGGTTATCAAGTCAAAGACCCGGAACGTTTTGGCGTAGTTGCGTTTGACGAAAACAAAAAAGCCATTAGCATCGAAGAAAAACCAGAAAATCCAAAATCTAACTATGCCGTCACGGGTTTATACTTCTACGACAATTATGTGGTCGAAATCGCCAAACAAGTCAAACCCAGCCACCTAGGCGAACTCGAAATCACCACCATCAACCAAATATATATGGAGCGCGGTGACCTAAACGTTGAGCTCCTTGGACGTGGCTTCGCTTGGCTTGACACCGGCACACACGAAAGCCTGCTCGAAGCCGCCATGTTCGTCGAAACCATCGAAAAACGCCAAGGCTACAAAATCGCCTGCCTAGAAGAAATAGCCTGGCGCAACGGCTGGCTAAGTGACAAACAAGTCATGCAGACCGCACAAGCTCTATCTAAAAATAGTTATAGGCAATATTTGGCAAATTAA
- the tnpA gene encoding IS66 family insertion sequence element accessory protein TnpA: protein MAQQRNFSQWQNIIETHQQSGLSITQFCKQHRLTLSSFYKWRKIITESAKDPAISASMSL from the coding sequence ATGGCACAACAACGCAACTTTTCTCAATGGCAAAATATCATTGAAACTCACCAACAATCGGGTTTAAGCATTACCCAATTCTGCAAACAACACCGCTTAACCCTGTCAAGTTTCTATAAATGGCGAAAAATCATCACCGAATCAGCCAAAGATCCTGCAATATCTGCATCAATGAGCCTGTAA
- the tnpB gene encoding IS66 family insertion sequence element accessory protein TnpB (TnpB, as the term is used for proteins encoded by IS66 family insertion elements, is considered an accessory protein, since TnpC, encoded by a neighboring gene, is a DDE family transposase.) yields MFAPAPFANIWLYPDTADMRCSFHGLIGLVKKMNYQPLSGDYFVFINRRRTQLKILYFEPDGYAIWQKRLEQGQWAQAPQIDANTSAISATQLQLMLSGLKVKKLYQHKRYQGKKLS; encoded by the coding sequence ATGTTTGCACCAGCCCCATTTGCCAATATATGGCTCTATCCAGACACTGCCGATATGCGCTGTTCTTTTCACGGCTTAATTGGCTTAGTTAAAAAGATGAACTACCAGCCCTTAAGCGGTGATTATTTTGTTTTCATTAATCGGCGTCGTACCCAACTTAAAATTCTGTATTTTGAACCCGATGGTTATGCCATATGGCAAAAGCGTTTAGAGCAAGGACAATGGGCGCAAGCGCCTCAAATTGACGCCAACACGAGTGCCATTAGTGCCACACAACTGCAATTAATGCTCTCAGGTCTTAAGGTCAAAAAGCTCTATCAACACAAGCGTTATCAAGGCAAAAAACTCAGTTGA
- a CDS encoding DegT/DnrJ/EryC1/StrS family aminotransferase, with translation MKKFLIDLNILFDNYDANRQALFPNSIESLQLLKCAPDCELFVSSSSLHNLQYIKATSIKREHAAITRQNADKLANHFIKDVLSYCKLAKTPSYIDIDYDDIEDSQIIASARAIDAKVLTRDEGMLTKYPDETISPAEFLKKKTEPQKVSFLDLKAINQQYIHEFEQAFDQVLNSGWYIQGNQVKAFEQEFADYCGTKHCIGVANGLDALILILRAYKELGKLKEGDEVIVPANTYIASILAITENRLKPILVEPDAQTYNLSPGLVETAITPNTKAILAVHLYGQLADMPAINAIAQKHNLLVIEDSAQSHGASIDGRKSGNWGDASGFSFYPGKNLGALGDAGAITTNDDELAQTIRALGNYGSHKKYENLYQGLNSRLDEMQAAFLRVKLKTLDQQIEKRRQIATWYCSYIDNKNIALPDRLPRSDIRHDTHHVWHLFVIRTKERAKLQGYLAEEGVHTLIHYPLAVHKQRAFNNWPKHHYPVTEALSSEVLSLPISPVMTDEDTLSICKLINDFSN, from the coding sequence ATGAAAAAATTTTTAATTGATTTGAATATCCTGTTTGATAACTATGACGCTAATCGACAAGCTTTATTCCCGAACTCGATTGAGTCGCTTCAGCTTTTAAAGTGTGCACCTGACTGCGAGTTGTTTGTATCATCCAGTTCGTTGCATAATTTACAGTATATAAAAGCGACCAGCATAAAAAGAGAGCACGCTGCAATTACGAGACAAAATGCGGATAAACTGGCTAATCATTTCATCAAGGATGTTTTGTCTTACTGCAAGCTTGCCAAAACCCCAAGCTACATCGACATTGACTACGACGACATAGAAGACTCGCAAATCATCGCCTCCGCGCGAGCCATTGACGCCAAAGTCCTCACCCGTGACGAAGGCATGTTGACGAAATACCCAGATGAGACCATCAGCCCGGCTGAATTTTTAAAAAAAAAAACCGAGCCACAAAAAGTCAGCTTCTTAGATCTCAAGGCGATTAACCAACAATACATCCATGAGTTTGAACAAGCCTTCGACCAAGTGCTAAATTCCGGCTGGTATATCCAAGGCAACCAAGTTAAAGCCTTTGAGCAAGAATTCGCCGACTACTGCGGCACCAAGCACTGTATTGGCGTAGCAAATGGTCTTGATGCGTTGATCCTCATCCTAAGAGCCTACAAAGAACTCGGAAAACTCAAAGAAGGTGATGAGGTTATTGTGCCCGCCAATACCTATATTGCCAGTATTCTTGCTATAACCGAAAATCGCCTTAAGCCGATATTAGTAGAACCCGATGCACAAACCTACAACTTATCACCAGGCCTGGTTGAGACAGCAATAACCCCAAACACCAAGGCCATTTTAGCAGTGCATTTATACGGACAGCTTGCCGATATGCCAGCAATTAATGCCATAGCCCAAAAGCACAATCTATTGGTTATTGAAGATTCTGCACAATCGCATGGCGCAAGTATTGATGGACGAAAATCAGGCAACTGGGGCGATGCCTCTGGCTTTAGTTTTTACCCAGGTAAAAATCTAGGTGCGCTAGGCGATGCCGGCGCCATCACCACCAATGATGATGAGCTCGCGCAAACCATCCGCGCACTCGGAAACTACGGCAGCCATAAAAAATACGAAAACCTTTACCAAGGCCTAAACAGTCGCCTAGACGAAATGCAAGCTGCTTTTTTAAGGGTTAAACTAAAAACATTAGATCAGCAAATTGAAAAGCGCCGTCAGATTGCAACTTGGTATTGTTCGTATATTGATAATAAAAACATTGCTCTACCTGATCGACTACCAAGATCCGACATTCGACATGATACACATCATGTGTGGCATTTATTCGTCATTCGTACCAAGGAGCGTGCAAAACTGCAAGGTTATTTAGCTGAAGAAGGTGTTCATACTTTGATACATTATCCATTAGCCGTTCATAAGCAGCGCGCCTTTAATAATTGGCCAAAACATCATTATCCTGTTACTGAAGCTCTTTCAAGTGAAGTGTTGAGTTTACCAATTAGTCCTGTGATGACCGATGAAGATACATTATCAATTTGTAAGTTGATCAATGATTTTTCGAACTAA
- a CDS encoding acyltransferase, with the protein MIKYKIHPLADVQTNKIGEGTTIWQFSVVLKQAQIGANCNINALTLIENDVIIGDNVTVKSGVQIWDGLRIENNVFIGPNVTFTNDFTPRSKQRPAEFLKTIIKHQASIGASATIIGGLTIGAYAMIGAGSVVTKDVPNYALVYGNPAKQHGWVCECGTKLNKLTCLSCNKVYTMINNALTEQNRTEQNSRK; encoded by the coding sequence ATGATTAAATACAAAATCCACCCGCTCGCCGATGTGCAAACCAACAAAATAGGTGAAGGTACAACTATTTGGCAGTTCAGTGTGGTTCTTAAGCAGGCACAAATTGGTGCTAACTGCAATATCAACGCACTAACACTTATCGAAAATGATGTGATTATTGGCGACAATGTTACCGTCAAATCTGGCGTGCAAATCTGGGATGGCTTGCGCATTGAAAATAATGTTTTTATTGGCCCTAATGTAACGTTTACCAACGACTTTACCCCGCGCTCTAAACAACGCCCAGCCGAGTTTTTAAAAACTATTATTAAACATCAAGCCTCAATTGGTGCTAGTGCCACGATCATTGGTGGCCTTACCATTGGCGCATACGCCATGATTGGTGCAGGCAGTGTGGTTACCAAAGACGTACCTAATTATGCGTTGGTTTACGGCAACCCCGCAAAACAGCATGGGTGGGTATGCGAATGTGGCACAAAATTAAATAAATTAACGTGTTTAAGTTGCAACAAGGTTTATACAATGATTAACAATGCTCTAACAGAACAGAACAGAACAGAACAGAACAGCCGTAAATGA
- a CDS encoding transposase, with translation MRLEDMSIEQLLEMNQIICERIDELRAKQDMQAIMKLRLGAKVHFNTPDGKVFGTLIKVNRKTVVVVSEDRRQWKVSPGLVKLVEDVS, from the coding sequence ATGCGACTAGAAGACATGAGCATCGAGCAACTCTTGGAAATGAATCAAATTATCTGTGAGCGCATAGATGAACTGCGTGCCAAACAAGATATGCAGGCCATTATGAAGTTAAGGTTGGGTGCCAAGGTTCATTTTAATACACCGGATGGTAAGGTCTTTGGGACCTTGATAAAAGTGAATCGTAAAACAGTTGTTGTCGTCTCAGAAGACAGACGTCAATGGAAAGTCTCACCGGGATTGGTGAAGTTAGTTGAGGATGTCAGTTAG
- a CDS encoding CDP-glycerol glycerophosphotransferase family protein, with the protein MKKIIYKFLKTVAYFLPQPVQVVLKKKFISLTRLYSLSILPRILDAKKKKLVQSVSGKKTVRVVFLAIHKSVWKVDPVFQKMQKDSYFEPIILVCPYVQYGHQRMLDDLNATYEYFASKGYPVYSSFNPADDTWLNLDELKPDILFFTNPHNLTRKEYYSDVYNAYLSVYVPYYFMATKHAGDDYAMYGSPFLSSMFKVFWPSEYHLQQQKKVTRGQVKNGLVTGYPAMEPIVETTKVIKVWKLQENQKKKIIFAPHHTIVQGEKSLSSFLKLASFIQSLAMQFSDQIQWSFKPHPILKAKLIKHPEWGKEKTEAYYQFWLTNTFTQLDEGEYIDLFKESDAIIHDSSSFIAEYAFLEKPALFLMDEEKANYIVNSFGKMFLQQYLVTDNKEEIVEFIKEVLQGSITASNSPSLKNYITEFYIENQPSELVINHLKKALLS; encoded by the coding sequence ATGAAAAAGATAATATATAAATTTTTGAAGACCGTGGCTTATTTTTTACCACAACCGGTACAGGTAGTGCTGAAGAAAAAATTCATTTCTTTAACTCGTTTATACAGCTTAAGTATTCTCCCTAGAATTTTGGATGCCAAAAAAAAGAAGCTCGTCCAGAGTGTTTCTGGAAAAAAAACGGTTAGAGTTGTCTTTTTGGCAATTCATAAAAGTGTTTGGAAGGTTGATCCAGTCTTTCAAAAAATGCAGAAGGATTCGTATTTTGAACCTATCATTTTAGTATGCCCCTATGTTCAATATGGTCATCAAAGAATGTTAGACGACTTAAATGCGACTTATGAATATTTTGCTAGTAAGGGCTATCCTGTTTATTCTTCTTTCAATCCAGCGGATGATACTTGGTTGAACTTAGATGAACTGAAGCCAGATATTTTGTTTTTTACCAATCCCCACAACTTAACCCGCAAAGAATATTATTCTGATGTTTACAATGCATATCTGAGTGTTTATGTACCCTATTACTTTATGGCTACAAAACATGCGGGTGATGATTATGCAATGTATGGCAGCCCTTTCCTATCATCCATGTTTAAGGTTTTTTGGCCAAGTGAATATCACTTACAACAACAGAAAAAGGTTACCAGGGGGCAGGTAAAAAATGGTCTGGTAACAGGCTATCCTGCGATGGAACCTATTGTCGAAACAACTAAGGTTATAAAGGTATGGAAGTTGCAAGAAAACCAAAAGAAGAAAATCATCTTTGCGCCGCATCATACGATTGTTCAAGGTGAAAAGTCTCTTTCGTCTTTTTTAAAATTAGCAAGTTTTATACAATCATTGGCGATGCAATTTTCTGATCAAATACAATGGAGTTTTAAACCACATCCCATTTTAAAAGCAAAGCTGATAAAACACCCTGAATGGGGTAAAGAAAAAACGGAAGCTTATTACCAATTTTGGCTAACTAATACATTTACCCAGTTGGATGAAGGCGAGTATATTGATCTCTTCAAAGAATCTGATGCGATTATTCATGACAGTAGTTCGTTTATTGCCGAGTATGCTTTTTTAGAAAAGCCAGCTCTATTTCTTATGGATGAAGAAAAAGCAAACTATATTGTTAACTCTTTTGGCAAGATGTTTTTGCAACAATATCTAGTGACAGATAATAAAGAAGAGATAGTGGAATTTATAAAGGAAGTGTTGCAAGGCAGTATTACAGCAAGTAACAGCCCAAGCCTTAAAAATTACATTACAGAATTCTACATTGAAAACCAACCCTCTGAATTAGTGATAAACCATTTAAAAAAAGCATTATTAAGTTGA